In the Streptomyces fradiae ATCC 10745 = DSM 40063 genome, one interval contains:
- a CDS encoding tRNA-dependent cyclodipeptide synthase, which produces MFEIEPLTGRCGALLPEAVHVCVGVSPFNGYFSAPRLLRLAEWSLRRFPYVHFFVPDTVAAYTLEALGYPPGRARHKARRQGQYVHNKICSALRELGVPDPDGLVLGMDRLERSPRYTTLLNEARLRFRRDQGFRSACLEASHWVLEQRLPPGTSPTVEQLHGAVRYFLAELPLFADAGGIAGRRPSFFAYHQRVPFLERFFGRELGWEPADTQGFLVVRDPAPEDAAAGLHEGRPADGALAGEAATGGVFTGGPPAGSLATGGLTAGGLTAGGLTAGGLATGGLPAGEALRARR; this is translated from the coding sequence ATGTTTGAGATTGAACCATTGACCGGGCGATGCGGCGCCCTCCTGCCCGAAGCCGTGCACGTGTGCGTCGGCGTAAGCCCTTTCAACGGATACTTCAGCGCGCCCCGGCTTCTCCGGCTCGCCGAGTGGTCCCTGCGGCGCTTCCCGTACGTCCACTTCTTCGTGCCCGACACCGTCGCCGCGTACACGCTGGAGGCGCTGGGGTACCCGCCGGGCCGCGCGCGCCACAAGGCGCGGCGGCAGGGGCAGTACGTCCACAACAAGATCTGCTCCGCACTGCGGGAGCTGGGCGTCCCCGACCCCGACGGGCTGGTCCTCGGCATGGACCGGCTGGAGCGCTCGCCCCGCTACACGACGCTGCTGAACGAGGCCCGCCTGCGCTTCCGCCGCGACCAGGGCTTCCGGAGCGCCTGCCTCGAAGCGTCCCACTGGGTGCTGGAGCAGCGACTGCCGCCGGGCACCTCCCCGACCGTCGAGCAACTGCACGGCGCCGTCCGCTACTTCCTCGCGGAGCTGCCGCTCTTCGCCGACGCGGGAGGGATCGCCGGCCGGCGCCCGTCGTTCTTCGCCTACCACCAGCGGGTCCCCTTCCTGGAGCGCTTCTTCGGCCGCGAGCTGGGCTGGGAGCCGGCGGACACGCAGGGCTTCCTCGTCGTCCGCGACCCGGCGCCGGAGGACGCCGCCGCGGGCCTGCACGAGGGGAGGCCGGCCGACGGGGCCCTCGCGGGGGAGGCGGCCACGGGGGGCGTCTTCACCGGGGGTCCCCCCGCCGGGAGCCTGGCCACCGGGGGCCTGACCGCCGGGGGCCTGACCGCGGGGGGCCTGACCGCCGGGGGCCTGGCCACCGGGGGTCTCCCCGCCGGGGAGGCGCTCCGTGCCCGGCGCTGA
- a CDS encoding purine-cytosine permease family protein: MGPGGRRGGGAAGSGRTAGRPGHDEASDDYSLTRVPEEARRSWFSVAVQRFGQVSSFQQFMVGAVLGYGMTFTDALIAITVGSVMLEVVTILLGVAGVREGVSTSVLARWSGFGRKGSAAVGLLVAFSLAGWFGVQNGVFAQGMHDLAGWAPEWAWALLGGALVTAISVHGFTVMAWTAYLTVPAFLLLAGWSVADTLAGHSLHDLLTGPPPGPVLSLAEGTTLVAGAFILGALMTPDMTRFNRRPSDVVKQTLLGVTLGEYAIGLTAVMLGHAARTADVVGIITTSSGLWGTLILTTAILKINDWNLYSSALAAVNSADVLLGRRISRRGVTLVIGAAGTALSATGAVEDFAGFLETVGVLVPPVAGVVIAEYYVVRRYRADLEQARRTGRLPDTAPDWLPLSLVCWAAGTLAGEYLDAGIPAVNAVLTAFALYAVAGRALEARRRVRARHAPVPDRTA; encoded by the coding sequence ATGGGACCGGGCGGCCGGCGCGGCGGGGGAGCGGCCGGGTCGGGCCGAACGGCCGGCCGGCCCGGTCATGACGAGGCGTCGGACGACTACTCGCTGACCCGGGTGCCCGAGGAGGCGCGCCGCTCCTGGTTCTCCGTGGCCGTGCAGCGCTTCGGACAGGTCTCCTCCTTCCAGCAGTTCATGGTCGGCGCGGTGCTGGGCTACGGGATGACCTTCACCGACGCGCTGATCGCCATCACCGTCGGCTCCGTGATGCTGGAGGTCGTCACCATCCTCCTCGGCGTCGCCGGAGTGCGGGAGGGCGTGTCGACCTCGGTGCTGGCCCGCTGGTCGGGCTTCGGCCGCAAGGGGTCGGCCGCCGTGGGCCTGCTGGTGGCCTTCAGCCTGGCCGGCTGGTTCGGGGTCCAGAACGGCGTCTTCGCCCAGGGCATGCACGACCTGGCCGGATGGGCTCCCGAGTGGGCCTGGGCCCTGCTGGGCGGCGCGCTCGTCACGGCCATCTCGGTGCACGGCTTCACCGTCATGGCGTGGACGGCCTACCTGACCGTGCCGGCGTTCCTCCTGCTGGCCGGCTGGTCGGTGGCGGACACGCTGGCCGGCCACTCGCTGCACGACCTGCTGACCGGGCCCCCGCCGGGGCCGGTGCTGTCCCTGGCCGAGGGCACGACGCTGGTGGCGGGCGCCTTCATCCTGGGCGCGCTGATGACCCCGGACATGACGCGCTTCAACCGCCGCCCCTCCGACGTGGTGAAGCAGACGCTGCTCGGTGTCACCCTGGGCGAGTACGCCATCGGGCTCACCGCCGTGATGCTGGGCCACGCGGCCCGCACCGCCGACGTCGTCGGCATCATCACCACCTCGTCGGGGCTGTGGGGCACCCTGATCCTCACGACGGCGATCCTGAAGATCAACGACTGGAACCTCTACTCGTCCGCGCTCGCCGCCGTCAACAGCGCCGACGTGCTCCTGGGCCGCCGGATCAGCCGACGGGGGGTCACCCTCGTCATCGGCGCGGCCGGCACCGCCCTGTCCGCCACGGGCGCCGTGGAGGACTTCGCGGGGTTCCTGGAGACCGTCGGGGTGCTCGTCCCGCCCGTGGCCGGGGTCGTCATCGCCGAGTACTACGTGGTGCGCCGGTACCGCGCCGACCTCGAACAGGCCCGCCGCACCGGCCGCCTGCCGGACACGGCCCCCGACTGGCTCCCGCTGTCCCTGGTCTGCTGGGCGGCCGGGACCCTGGCCGGCGAGTACCTGGACGCCGGCATCCCCGCCGTCAACGCCGTCCTGACGGCCTTCGCCCTCTACGCGGTGGCGGGCCGGGCGCTGGAGGCGCGGCGACGCGTCCGCGCCCGGCACGCCCCCGTGCCCGACCGCACGGCCTGA